From a single Gimesia fumaroli genomic region:
- the tnpC gene encoding IS66 family transposase gives MNQKRSSLPNDVQSCHDMIHQLGETVGEQQREVEQLKHFIDRLLRQRFGARSEKIAPNQMSLFDEPDTPEEAAEPEDDEPPPTTVSAHRRRGGGRNKLPDHLPRERVEHDLTESEKRCPCCDQTRQRIGEISHEQLEFIPASLKVIEHVRFKYACRECEEHVALAPVPARPIAKGFAGPGLLSTILVGKYSDHLPLYRHESILSRNGVQLSRSTMSRWVLETAELLQPLIDLMKSRVLQSSVVHTDDTTIPVQDQRLSRTRTGRFWVYCGDVAHPYSVYDFTPNRERAGPQAFLEHFCGYLQADAYAGYEELYRSGRIHQVLCWAHARRKFYDARTVQPEAAHRALLFIQQLYAIEREAGVLKSDLPQPADCEHWWKRRWQLRQKQALPILEKFCDWLTETARSLLPKSPVAAAIQYLLSRWSGFTRYCTEGILSIDNNLAERTLRPCALGRKNYLFVGSDRGGQAAAVHYSLMASCKANEVEPFAYLRDVLTRITDHAADRLEELLPDQWLKQHPEAHYTRRR, from the coding sequence ATGAACCAGAAACGATCCTCATTGCCGAACGACGTCCAATCCTGCCATGATATGATTCACCAGTTGGGTGAGACCGTGGGAGAGCAACAGCGGGAAGTCGAGCAACTCAAACATTTCATTGATCGGCTGCTGCGACAGCGGTTTGGCGCCCGTTCTGAAAAGATCGCCCCCAATCAAATGAGTCTGTTTGACGAACCCGATACTCCAGAGGAAGCGGCCGAGCCCGAGGACGATGAACCTCCTCCCACGACGGTTTCCGCACATCGCCGTCGTGGCGGTGGCCGTAACAAGCTGCCCGATCATCTGCCTCGGGAACGGGTAGAGCATGACCTGACCGAATCGGAAAAACGCTGTCCCTGCTGCGACCAGACACGGCAGCGGATCGGAGAAATCAGCCACGAACAGTTAGAATTCATTCCTGCCAGCCTGAAAGTGATCGAGCACGTACGTTTCAAATACGCGTGCCGGGAGTGTGAAGAGCATGTGGCGCTGGCTCCAGTTCCTGCCCGGCCGATTGCCAAAGGCTTCGCCGGCCCCGGCTTGCTCTCGACGATCCTGGTGGGGAAATACTCAGATCATCTCCCCCTGTATCGTCATGAATCCATTCTCAGCCGGAATGGCGTACAGCTTTCGCGGAGCACGATGAGCCGCTGGGTCCTGGAAACCGCAGAATTACTGCAACCGCTGATTGATCTGATGAAAAGCCGGGTTTTGCAATCCAGCGTCGTACATACGGATGATACGACGATTCCCGTCCAGGACCAACGGCTTTCCCGCACGCGGACCGGCCGGTTCTGGGTTTACTGTGGCGATGTCGCGCACCCGTATTCGGTCTATGATTTCACCCCGAACCGGGAACGCGCCGGTCCCCAGGCGTTTTTAGAACACTTTTGCGGTTATCTGCAGGCAGACGCGTATGCCGGCTACGAAGAACTGTACCGGTCAGGCAGAATTCACCAGGTCTTGTGCTGGGCGCATGCGCGACGCAAGTTTTACGATGCGCGGACGGTGCAGCCGGAAGCCGCTCACCGGGCATTATTGTTTATCCAGCAGTTATACGCGATCGAACGGGAAGCCGGCGTGTTGAAGTCGGATCTGCCACAGCCGGCGGACTGCGAACACTGGTGGAAACGCCGCTGGCAGTTGCGACAGAAACAGGCGCTACCGATACTGGAAAAGTTCTGCGACTGGTTGACGGAAACCGCGCGCAGTCTGTTACCGAAAAGTCCGGTGGCAGCGGCGATTCAATATCTGTTAAGCCGCTGGTCCGGGTTTACGCGGTATTGTACCGAGGGCATCCTGTCGATTGACAACAACCTGGCCGAACGCACCTTGCGTCCCTGTGCCCTCGGCCGGAAGAATTATCTGTTCGTCGGCAGCGACCGGGGCGGCCAGGCGGCCGCCGTGCATTACAGCCTGATGGCCAGTTGCAAAGCAAACGAAGTGGAACCGTTTGCCTATCTGCGCGATGTGTTGACGCGGATCACCGATCACGCCGCCGATCGCCTGGAAGAACTGCTGCCAGACCAATGGCTGAAGCAACACCCGGAAGCCCACTACACCCGCCGACGCTGA
- the tnpB gene encoding IS66 family insertion sequence element accessory protein TnpB (TnpB, as the term is used for proteins encoded by IS66 family insertion elements, is considered an accessory protein, since TnpC, encoded by a neighboring gene, is a DDE family transposase.): MLNLPTRIYFCTVPTDMRKSFDGLLRMTEVYLQQNVLDGGLFVFLNKKQDRIKLLYWDHDGLAIWYKRLEAGTYQRLSSPEGTHGLQLSSIDLGLLLQGIDLTSVQRRKRYQISEKVSTS; this comes from the coding sequence ATGCTGAATCTGCCCACCCGCATTTATTTCTGCACGGTCCCCACCGATATGCGCAAAAGTTTTGACGGCCTCCTGCGAATGACCGAAGTCTACCTGCAGCAAAACGTACTCGACGGGGGACTATTTGTGTTTCTCAACAAAAAACAGGATCGGATCAAGCTGCTGTACTGGGACCACGATGGTCTGGCCATCTGGTATAAACGGCTGGAAGCGGGCACATATCAGCGTCTCTCCAGCCCGGAGGGCACACATGGCCTACAACTGTCCTCAATCGACCTGGGGCTCCTGCTGCAGGGCATCGACCTGACCAGCGTGCAGCGCAGAAAACGCTATCAGATTTCAGAAAAAGTATCGACTTCATAA
- the tnpA gene encoding IS66 family insertion sequence element accessory protein TnpA, translating to MPASQPTPRADQRRNPNREAFWRQTLSDRLQSGLSIRAFCQREGLSEPAYHYWRRELKKRDAETTAAASFLPVEVQLPATPIEIVFSQGTSVRVGNGCDQTTLETVLAALEQRAC from the coding sequence ATGCCCGCATCCCAGCCAACCCCGCGTGCCGACCAGCGACGGAACCCGAACCGTGAAGCGTTCTGGCGACAAACCCTTTCTGACCGACTGCAGTCCGGACTCTCGATCCGTGCCTTCTGTCAGCGTGAGGGACTCAGCGAACCAGCTTACCACTACTGGCGACGGGAACTGAAAAAGCGGGATGCCGAGACAACCGCTGCAGCTTCCTTTCTGCCCGTTGAAGTCCAACTCCCTGCCACGCCGATTGAAATCGTGTTCTCACAGGGCACCTCGGTTCGCGTCGGAAACGGCTGTGATCAAACCACGCTCGAAACCGTGCTCGCCGCGCTGGAGCAGCGCGCATGCTGA
- a CDS encoding cofactor-independent phosphoglycerate mutase, translating to MKYVLVIPDGCADEPQDALGGKTPLQAARVPRMDAVVSEGILGRTDTVPASMPSGSDVGTMSLFGYDPLVYHTGRAPLEAAAQGIELGPHDWAIRCNFVTITKGNMASFTASQLPNEVGEELIGILQEATDDDPQWEFHQGVSYRNLLIYRAKDADDQPFDTGTTTTPPHDLTDQPIAHDLPSGKGGELLLDLMERSKKLFAKSTKNQKRDDGQPPATQIWLWGQGSRPALTPFLDQFGKSGAVITAVDLLRGLGRLLGWDVIEVEGATGYTDTDYAAKGRAAIETLKLTDFVVVHVEATDEASHEGEVEEKIKALENIDEHIVGPVHDYLKSQGDYRILVCPDHPTFLRTKTHSHGYVPFGICGSKVRPDQANSYDEVTASTSNLLLPKGHQLMPFFFGTLTK from the coding sequence ATGAAATATGTGCTCGTCATTCCAGATGGTTGTGCGGATGAACCGCAAGACGCATTGGGGGGGAAAACCCCCCTGCAAGCCGCGCGTGTGCCGCGAATGGACGCCGTAGTTTCCGAGGGAATCCTCGGCCGCACCGATACTGTGCCTGCTTCGATGCCGTCCGGTAGTGATGTGGGAACGATGAGTCTGTTTGGCTACGACCCGCTGGTGTATCACACGGGGCGTGCCCCGCTGGAAGCCGCCGCACAGGGGATCGAACTGGGGCCACACGACTGGGCCATCCGTTGTAATTTCGTGACGATCACCAAAGGGAACATGGCCAGCTTCACCGCGTCGCAGTTACCCAATGAGGTGGGTGAGGAATTAATCGGCATTTTGCAGGAAGCGACCGATGATGATCCACAGTGGGAATTTCATCAGGGGGTCAGCTATCGGAATCTATTGATCTACCGGGCCAAAGATGCCGACGATCAACCCTTTGATACGGGGACCACAACCACGCCGCCACACGATTTAACCGACCAGCCGATTGCCCATGATCTCCCTTCAGGCAAAGGGGGCGAATTGTTGCTCGACCTGATGGAGCGCAGCAAGAAACTGTTTGCGAAGTCGACGAAGAATCAGAAACGCGACGATGGTCAACCACCGGCGACCCAGATCTGGTTGTGGGGCCAAGGGAGCCGCCCGGCGCTGACGCCATTCCTGGATCAGTTTGGCAAATCAGGTGCGGTGATTACGGCCGTCGATTTGCTGCGTGGCCTGGGACGTTTGCTGGGCTGGGATGTGATCGAAGTGGAAGGCGCTACCGGCTACACCGACACCGATTATGCGGCCAAAGGCCGGGCTGCGATTGAGACGCTGAAACTGACCGACTTTGTCGTCGTGCATGTGGAAGCGACCGACGAAGCTTCGCATGAAGGCGAAGTCGAAGAGAAGATCAAAGCGCTGGAAAATATCGACGAGCATATCGTCGGTCCAGTGCATGACTATCTGAAATCACAAGGCGATTATCGGATTCTGGTTTGCCCTGATCATCCCACGTTCTTACGGACGAAAACGCACAGCCACGGCTATGTGCCATTCGGGATCTGTGGTTCGAAAGTTCGTCCTGACCAGGCAAACAGCTACGACGAAGTCACCGCCAGCACGAGTAATCTGCTGCTGCCCAAAGGGCACCAGTTGATGCCGTTCTTTTTTGGGACGCTGACGAAATAG
- a CDS encoding ferritin-like domain-containing protein, protein MDKQTLIDKLNQDLANELAAIIQYTTYAAKATGPYRPQLTQFFLAEVPDEQMHAQFLANKIVALGGEPTTVPSKVREAHSNREMLEAILSAEKGATEDYTTRAQEADEFGDKALAIQLEDMIRDESGHAEEVERILQDWPV, encoded by the coding sequence ATGGACAAGCAAACTTTGATTGACAAACTGAATCAGGATCTGGCGAACGAACTGGCCGCCATCATTCAATATACAACCTATGCCGCCAAAGCCACCGGCCCCTATCGGCCACAGCTGACCCAGTTTTTTCTGGCAGAAGTCCCCGACGAACAGATGCACGCCCAGTTTCTGGCAAACAAAATCGTCGCACTCGGTGGTGAACCGACGACCGTCCCCTCCAAAGTCCGGGAAGCACACAGCAACCGGGAAATGCTGGAAGCCATCCTCTCTGCCGAAAAAGGCGCCACCGAGGATTACACCACCCGCGCCCAGGAAGCAGATGAGTTCGGAGACAAAGCTTTGGCCATTCAACTCGAAGACATGATCCGCGATGAAAGTGGCCATGCCGAAGAAGTCGAACGCATCCTCCAGGACTGGCCTGTATAA
- a CDS encoding co-chaperone GroES yields MSDWVEPLGMRILIRKDESRQTTKGGIVLPDKAEIPNITGRVVEISVQIERDDDFPIKKYDKVLFNPSEAIPVDFEPDNVLFVVPIEDVVAVFRRGDSKTDEIRSAEEQEYEDPDDWDE; encoded by the coding sequence GTGTCTGACTGGGTTGAACCTCTGGGAATGCGAATTCTCATTCGTAAAGACGAAAGTCGTCAGACGACGAAGGGGGGGATTGTTCTTCCCGATAAAGCGGAAATTCCGAATATCACGGGCCGCGTGGTCGAAATCAGCGTGCAAATCGAGCGTGATGATGACTTTCCGATCAAGAAATACGATAAAGTGCTGTTCAATCCCAGCGAAGCCATTCCGGTTGATTTCGAGCCGGACAATGTACTGTTCGTCGTTCCCATTGAGGATGTCGTAGCCGTCTTCCGCCGCGGCGATTCGAAAACCGATGAAATCCGCTCGGCTGAAGAGCAGGAATACGAAGATCCCGACGACTGGGACGAATAA
- a CDS encoding XdhC family protein, translated as MRELLLELEQAVQQQKPVCYTCLVETRGSTPQKPGAAMLIYRDGSQAGTLGGGCVEAEVKRRALRMFEADAPEIMTFQLDSDYGWDDGLICGGRMKVLVDPIRSEADLEYYKSMLQLLDGDQGCTEAVVINPETAAGGSETDRYLIDAESNIVAWRGQPEPPSQLWDGLKPIKNRPRPYVNGGIAYLTFLQTCQLVIVGCGHIGQKVAALASDVGFEIIAVDDRQEYCNSERFPDAKQLIVGSFDTVLSDLTVNKDTFIIIVTRGHNHDEEALGHLAQTEARYIGMIGSKRKVKLIFEDLLRTGTPRAALADVHAPLGFDIGSQTVPEIALSIVAELVAYRNLDTIPASYQRPSLVEEIKTPDQVG; from the coding sequence ATGCGAGAATTATTACTCGAACTGGAACAGGCTGTTCAACAGCAAAAACCCGTCTGTTATACCTGCCTCGTCGAAACTCGCGGCTCTACGCCACAAAAACCGGGCGCCGCCATGCTCATCTATCGCGATGGCTCGCAGGCGGGCACACTGGGCGGCGGTTGTGTCGAAGCCGAAGTCAAGCGCCGCGCTCTGAGAATGTTTGAAGCAGACGCACCAGAAATCATGACCTTCCAGCTCGACAGTGATTACGGCTGGGATGACGGCCTGATCTGTGGCGGCCGGATGAAAGTACTCGTGGATCCCATCAGGAGTGAAGCGGATTTAGAGTATTACAAAAGCATGCTGCAACTGCTGGATGGTGATCAAGGCTGCACCGAAGCGGTCGTGATCAACCCGGAGACCGCTGCCGGCGGAAGTGAAACAGACCGCTATTTGATTGATGCCGAATCTAATATCGTCGCCTGGAGAGGTCAGCCTGAACCGCCGTCGCAATTGTGGGACGGGCTCAAGCCGATTAAAAATCGACCGCGGCCCTATGTGAATGGAGGCATCGCTTACCTGACCTTTCTGCAAACGTGCCAGCTCGTGATTGTCGGCTGTGGTCACATCGGTCAGAAAGTGGCCGCGCTTGCCAGTGACGTCGGCTTCGAAATCATCGCCGTCGATGACCGCCAGGAGTACTGCAATTCCGAACGCTTCCCCGACGCGAAACAACTGATTGTGGGAAGCTTCGATACGGTGCTCTCGGATCTGACCGTCAACAAAGACACGTTCATCATTATCGTGACACGAGGACACAATCATGATGAAGAGGCACTCGGGCATCTGGCACAAACGGAAGCCCGCTACATCGGGATGATCGGCAGCAAGCGTAAAGTAAAACTGATCTTTGAAGATCTGCTGCGCACGGGTACGCCGCGCGCAGCACTGGCGGACGTGCATGCCCCACTTGGATTCGACATCGGCTCACAGACGGTTCCGGAAATTGCCTTAAGCATCGTTGCGGAACTGGTCGCCTATCGAAATCTGGATACCATCCCTGCCAGTTATCAACGGCCCAGTCTGGTAGAAGAAATCAAAACGCCGGATCAGGTCGGCTGA
- the eboE gene encoding metabolite traffic protein EboE has protein sequence MTLNTLPLSYCTNVHPGLSVSEILQKLDEYTIPIQQQLDAPLAAGLWLAEPVIREILSTPEGHLQFAEEIQKRELTCYTLNAFPFGNFHSERVKENVYLPDWSKPERLEYTKGCARVLAALLPEGTEGSISTVPLGFKQFEHAADFSNACIDQLIQLATFLKQLKEETGRTIRLAIEPEPFCVIEFTHELIVFFERLYERAAKKQLLGTVREYLGACYDVCHQAVEFEDIPGSIRQITHAEIRINKIHISNAIELDQPWENEAGRTLLANYAEPRYLHQTIGSLETGDLYRIVDLTQEFLLDPDPRLKETEKLRVHFHVPVDAKSLGPLGTTHKELKQALATVKELDYAPHLEVETYTWEVLPGDEKPTLVEGLTCELQAARTLLNTL, from the coding sequence ATGACGCTGAATACACTGCCTTTGAGTTATTGCACCAACGTGCATCCCGGTTTGTCTGTATCGGAAATCCTGCAAAAACTCGACGAGTATACAATCCCGATTCAACAACAACTGGACGCACCGCTGGCCGCCGGACTCTGGCTGGCTGAACCGGTGATCCGGGAAATTCTCTCCACACCGGAAGGGCACCTGCAGTTTGCTGAAGAAATCCAGAAACGCGAACTGACCTGTTACACATTGAATGCCTTTCCATTTGGAAATTTTCACAGCGAACGCGTGAAAGAAAATGTCTATCTGCCCGACTGGAGCAAACCCGAACGCCTGGAGTATACCAAAGGCTGCGCCCGCGTGCTGGCGGCCCTGTTACCGGAAGGAACCGAAGGCAGTATTTCCACAGTTCCGCTCGGCTTCAAACAATTCGAGCACGCCGCCGACTTCAGTAATGCCTGCATCGATCAACTGATTCAACTGGCGACGTTTCTGAAACAATTAAAAGAAGAAACCGGCCGCACGATTCGCCTGGCGATCGAGCCGGAGCCGTTCTGTGTGATTGAATTCACGCACGAATTGATCGTGTTCTTCGAACGGCTCTATGAACGCGCTGCGAAAAAACAATTGCTGGGAACGGTCAGAGAATACCTGGGAGCCTGTTACGATGTCTGCCATCAGGCCGTCGAGTTTGAAGACATTCCCGGCTCCATTCGCCAGATTACCCACGCGGAAATTCGCATCAATAAAATTCATATCTCCAATGCCATTGAACTGGATCAACCCTGGGAGAATGAAGCCGGCCGGACTTTGCTCGCTAATTACGCTGAGCCCCGCTATCTGCATCAGACCATCGGCAGTCTGGAAACGGGCGATCTCTATCGGATTGTCGATCTCACCCAAGAATTCCTGCTGGATCCCGATCCCCGTTTGAAAGAGACGGAAAAACTTCGGGTTCACTTCCATGTGCCAGTAGACGCCAAATCGCTGGGGCCATTGGGGACCACGCACAAAGAATTAAAACAAGCTTTGGCCACTGTCAAAGAACTCGACTACGCGCCGCATCTGGAAGTTGAAACCTACACCTGGGAAGTCCTGCCCGGCGATGAGAAGCCGACACTGGTCGAAGGATTGACGTGCGAACTGCAGGCGGCCCGCACACTCTTGAATACGCTTTAA
- a CDS encoding RNA polymerase sigma factor, translated as MVTTEILSSPYLRDPDVQLMLRAKEGDEGAFTELVANYQDRIVGIFCHLLRNQEAAEDLAQEVFLRIYRSRGNYEPKAKFSTWLFRIANNLASNTRRNKGRRREVSLNPQDSGPLGIRPEEQLLMEKSGMMPTRQAGLKETQAVVRQALETLNERQQMAVLLHKFEGMSYADIGTAMKLSEAAVKSLLSRARENLRVQLEKHING; from the coding sequence GTGGTTACTACCGAAATATTGAGTTCACCTTATTTACGCGATCCTGACGTGCAATTGATGCTGCGCGCCAAGGAAGGAGATGAAGGTGCGTTCACTGAATTGGTAGCAAACTACCAGGACCGGATTGTCGGAATATTTTGCCATTTGCTGAGGAATCAGGAAGCAGCGGAGGATTTGGCTCAGGAAGTCTTTTTGCGGATTTATCGTTCGCGCGGCAACTATGAGCCGAAGGCGAAGTTTTCCACCTGGCTGTTTCGGATTGCCAATAATCTGGCCAGCAATACGCGTCGCAATAAAGGTCGCCGCCGCGAAGTGTCGCTCAATCCCCAGGATTCCGGTCCGTTGGGCATCAGGCCGGAAGAGCAGTTACTGATGGAGAAATCAGGAATGATGCCCACCCGGCAGGCCGGTTTGAAAGAGACTCAGGCCGTCGTGCGGCAGGCATTGGAAACATTAAACGAGCGTCAACAGATGGCGGTTCTGTTACACAAGTTTGAAGGCATGAGTTATGCGGATATCGGGACTGCAATGAAACTGTCGGAAGCGGCTGTAAAATCATTGCTATCCCGGGCACGAGAAAACTTGCGCGTGCAGTTGGAAAAGCATATTAACGGTTAA
- a CDS encoding anti-sigma factor family protein — MKKEIKEEKIEKLVAYLDGEVTEQEAIEVEQSLSTDEKTRAHVDSLERTWELLDKLPITKASSEFTDKTLSTIKTVQLEAQAAEEANRSGFSLSKKSQQQLRRAAIAGGWMVGLACSIYIGFAITNQWVPEESEPLLRELSFIENLDTYSEVQSLEFLEELQQSGTFNETAQQ, encoded by the coding sequence ATGAAAAAAGAGATCAAAGAAGAAAAAATCGAAAAGCTGGTTGCTTACCTTGATGGCGAGGTGACAGAGCAGGAAGCGATCGAGGTTGAGCAGTCTCTCTCAACTGATGAGAAAACGCGTGCGCACGTTGATTCCCTGGAGCGAACCTGGGAGTTATTGGACAAGCTGCCGATCACCAAAGCCTCCAGTGAGTTCACCGATAAAACGCTCTCTACGATTAAAACCGTTCAACTGGAAGCGCAGGCTGCGGAAGAAGCGAATCGATCGGGCTTTTCGTTAAGTAAAAAATCACAGCAACAACTGCGGAGAGCAGCGATTGCCGGTGGCTGGATGGTGGGATTGGCCTGTTCGATCTATATCGGCTTTGCCATCACCAACCAGTGGGTGCCGGAAGAGTCAGAGCCATTGCTCAGAGAGTTATCATTTATCGAAAACCTGGACACCTATTCGGAAGTCCAAAGTCTGGAATTTCTGGAAGAATTGCAGCAATCAGGAACCTTCAATGAAACCGCGCAGCAGTAA
- a CDS encoding alpha/beta hydrolase family protein, producing the protein MRYLSPLFVVALFVSFPSLVLAQALEFPEQLPGTTALELTVPLDEHMVAGIDRYALNALAQSPELRPAKWNYDFSSHAAFIESIKDNRRRFKTIIGAVDPRVAGPGFELLTTTENTSVIAECPQFKVHVVRWQVLDGMTAAGLLLQPTGDIKARVVALPDADWTPEMFIGLTPGVPKSAQIPLKLAASGVQVVIPTLMSRESDFSGHPKVFYTNQPHREYIYRMAFEMGRHVIGYEVQKVMAAVDQFERLDKQEHRILPIGVVGVGEGALLAFFSGAADYRIKATWVAGYFQQRENVWQEPIYRNVWSQLTEFGDAEIAGMIAPRTCVIEACSVPVVDGPPKAKPGIRASAAPGVINIASPESVRAEYARAAPVFEKLGLKQNLSLVIKGDGTEPAGSDQARQQFLFGLRVKMNKKRLPPVELTPVASGVVVDPTARQEQQFNEMNEFTQEVLNRSSRYRDEEWQPSKYKSVEAWEKVSDQLRAKVYDELIGRLPEPAKPVPLNVKTRKVIQHADYQGYEVMLDVMPEIVAGGILLIPNDLKPGEQRPVVVCQHGLEGTPKDTITHEGRMFRAYKAFSEQLVKKGLIVYAPQNPYRGFDRFRTLQRKSNPMQRSLFSYIIPQHESTLAWLDSLPFVDGKRIGFYGLSYGGKTAVRVPPFVKQYVFSICSGDFNEWVRKNADSAHRYSYVFHGEYEIFEWNMGHVANYAELSYLMAPRAFMVERGHNDGVAPDEWVAAEYAKVRRFYVQMGIGDRTEIEYFDGPHTINGKDTFAFILRNLNWPDPGQK; encoded by the coding sequence ATGCGATACCTGTCCCCCCTGTTTGTCGTCGCTTTATTCGTTAGTTTCCCTTCCTTAGTTTTGGCGCAAGCTTTGGAGTTTCCGGAACAACTGCCGGGGACGACGGCGCTCGAACTGACGGTCCCGCTTGACGAACATATGGTGGCGGGCATTGACCGTTACGCCTTAAATGCTCTGGCGCAGTCTCCGGAATTGCGTCCCGCGAAATGGAACTATGATTTCAGCAGTCATGCTGCATTTATTGAAAGTATTAAAGACAATCGGCGGCGGTTCAAAACCATCATTGGCGCCGTTGACCCGCGCGTTGCCGGTCCCGGTTTTGAACTGTTGACGACGACGGAAAATACATCAGTGATTGCCGAGTGTCCGCAGTTCAAAGTGCATGTCGTGCGTTGGCAGGTGCTGGACGGCATGACCGCGGCGGGGCTCTTGTTACAACCGACCGGGGACATCAAAGCACGCGTGGTGGCATTGCCCGATGCTGACTGGACGCCGGAAATGTTCATCGGCTTGACGCCGGGCGTTCCCAAGTCGGCACAGATTCCGCTCAAGCTGGCTGCTTCGGGAGTTCAGGTTGTTATTCCCACATTGATGAGTCGCGAATCTGATTTCTCCGGTCATCCGAAAGTGTTTTATACCAACCAGCCGCACCGCGAGTACATCTATCGTATGGCGTTTGAAATGGGGCGGCACGTGATTGGATACGAAGTACAAAAAGTAATGGCGGCGGTTGATCAGTTTGAGCGTCTGGATAAACAAGAGCATCGTATTTTACCAATCGGTGTGGTCGGCGTGGGTGAAGGTGCTTTGCTGGCATTCTTCAGTGGTGCCGCCGATTATCGCATCAAAGCCACATGGGTGGCCGGCTATTTTCAACAACGTGAAAACGTCTGGCAGGAACCCATTTATCGAAACGTCTGGAGCCAGCTCACCGAGTTTGGCGATGCAGAGATCGCGGGTATGATTGCGCCGCGCACGTGTGTGATTGAAGCCTGTTCGGTGCCTGTTGTGGATGGCCCCCCAAAAGCTAAGCCGGGAATCAGAGCTTCTGCGGCACCCGGGGTAATAAACATCGCATCGCCTGAATCGGTCCGCGCAGAATATGCCCGGGCGGCACCGGTATTCGAGAAACTGGGGCTCAAACAGAATTTGTCACTGGTAATAAAAGGTGATGGCACCGAACCCGCAGGATCGGATCAGGCCCGCCAGCAGTTTCTATTTGGCTTAAGAGTCAAAATGAATAAAAAACGACTTCCGCCTGTTGAGTTAACGCCCGTTGCCAGTGGAGTGGTCGTTGACCCCACAGCGCGACAGGAACAGCAGTTTAATGAAATGAATGAATTCACACAGGAAGTCTTGAACCGATCATCCCGCTATCGGGATGAGGAATGGCAGCCGAGTAAATATAAATCGGTTGAAGCGTGGGAAAAAGTTTCCGATCAACTGCGTGCGAAAGTATATGACGAACTGATCGGCCGGCTTCCTGAGCCTGCTAAACCGGTTCCTCTGAATGTCAAAACACGTAAGGTAATTCAGCACGCAGACTATCAGGGCTATGAAGTCATGCTGGATGTGATGCCCGAGATCGTTGCCGGCGGGATTCTACTGATTCCCAATGATCTGAAACCCGGAGAACAGCGTCCTGTCGTGGTCTGTCAGCATGGGCTGGAAGGTACGCCGAAGGACACGATCACCCATGAAGGGCGCATGTTTCGCGCCTACAAAGCCTTCAGCGAGCAGTTGGTGAAAAAGGGACTCATTGTCTATGCACCACAAAATCCGTATCGAGGCTTTGATCGGTTTCGTACGTTACAGCGAAAATCGAATCCCATGCAGCGCTCCCTTTTCAGTTACATTATCCCCCAGCATGAAAGCACGTTGGCCTGGCTCGATTCGCTTCCGTTCGTTGACGGGAAACGGATTGGGTTTTACGGGCTTTCCTATGGCGGTAAGACAGCCGTGCGTGTGCCCCCGTTTGTGAAGCAGTATGTCTTCTCGATTTGTTCGGGTGACTTTAACGAATGGGTTCGCAAGAACGCCGACAGTGCCCACCGCTATAGTTATGTGTTTCATGGTGAATACGAAATCTTTGAGTGGAACATGGGACATGTCGCCAATTATGCCGAGCTGTCTTATCTGATGGCGCCACGGGCCTTCATGGTCGAACGCGGGCACAACGATGGTGTCGCCCCCGATGAATGGGTGGCAGCCGAATACGCTAAAGTCAGGCGGTTTTATGTGCAGATGGGAATCGGCGATCGGACGGAAATCGAATATTTCGATGGACCGCATACAATCAATGGGAAAGATACCTTTGCCTTCATTCTGCGCAACCTGAATTGGCCCGATCCGGGTCAAAAATAG